The Rhinolophus ferrumequinum isolate MPI-CBG mRhiFer1 chromosome 6, mRhiFer1_v1.p, whole genome shotgun sequence genome has a window encoding:
- the LOC117023638 gene encoding UPF0687 protein C20orf27-like, whose product MAAANKGNKPRVRSIRFAAGHDAEGSQSHVHFDEKLHDSVVMVTQESDSSFLVKVGFLKILHRYEITFTLPSVHRLSKDVKEAPVPSRHLKLLSVMPVPEGYSIKCEYTAHKEGVLKEEMLLACEGGAGTCVRVVVQARVMDRHHGTPMLLDGVKCVGAELEYDSEHSDWHGFD is encoded by the coding sequence ATGGCTGCAGCCAACAAGGGCAACAAGCCCAGAGTCCGGAGTATCCGCTTTGCGGCAGGCCATGATGCAGAAGGCTCCCAGAGCCATGTCCACTTTGATGAGAAGCTCCATGACTCAGTCGTCATGGTCACCCAGGAGAGTGACAGCAGCTTTCTGGTCAAGGTTGGCTTTCTGAAGATCCTGCACAGGTATGAGATTACCTTCACTCTGCCCTCGGTGCACAGGCTGAGCAAGGACGTCAAAGAGGCACCTGTTCCCAGCCGGCACCTCAAGCTCCTCAGTGTCATGCCTGTCCCAGAAGGTTACAGCATCAAGTGTGAGTACACAGCACACAAGGAAGGTGTCCTCAAGGAGGAAATGCTGCTCGCCTGTGAAGGTGGTGCCGGCACCTGTGTGCGTGTGGTGGTGCAGGCACGAGTCATGGACCGGCACCATGGCACACCCATGCTCCTGGATGGTGTCAAGTGCGTGGGTGCTGAGCTAGAATACGACTCGGAGCACAGCGACTGGCATGGCTTCGACTGA